The sequence TATATCCCTTTCATCCACACATTTGCTCCTTTTGCGACACGACGTGCATTTGATCAGGTGTTTATTTCGTTAGGGTTTGCTCAAAATCATGCCATTATTGTCGGTAGTGATGCCGGAGTGACTGCAGAGATGAATGGTGGTACACACATGCCATTTGAGGATCTTGCTTTAATGAGAGCCATCCCTAATATTTCTGTTTATGAAGTATCAGATCCACATCAATTCAAATATATTTTAGAGCATTGTTATAAAACGAAAGGTTTGCATTATATTCGTACTGTTCGTAAAGTGACACCACCTATTTACGAAGGAAATGAAGCTTTTGGAGAGGGATTGTTAACGGTAGTAGAAGGAACCGATGTTACAATAGCAGCGTCGGGTATCATGGTGAGTGAAGCAAGGTGTGCGGCTGAAACCCTACTGAAAAAAGGTATTTCTGCAAAAGTAGTAGATGTGTTTCGTATTAAACCGATAAATCAATCGAAAATCGTTGAAATTGCCCAGATGGGACCCATAGTAACCGCAGAAAATCATAATGTTATTGGTGGTTTAGGTAGTGCAGTTGCAGAAGTTGTTGTCGAACAGCATCCTGTAAAAATGAGTCGTATTGGTGTAAAAGAACAATTTGGTCAAGTCGGAACAATGGCTTATTTGATGGAAGAATATGAGCTGACAAAAGAAGCTATTGTAGCGGCTGTTGAACAAGTTTTGAATAAATAAAACATAATATAAAAAACAGCACATGACTGAAGCGACCCCCAAAAGCTAGACTTAAAATCTAACTTCTGGAGGTCGCTATTTTTATGGGGAAATATAGTTTTGAATTTAATTTGAAAATTGTTAATGACATTTCAAACGGATAAGGAGGTTATAAAATGTTTTTTTAAAAGATGGCGGCTATTTTTTAACCTTAAAGTTAGAGAGGTACATACCGGAGATCGTTAACGGAAACATAACGTTAGTCGTGCTTTTCAAATGCAATGTTCCATCAGATTTTAATGTGTATTCTTTCAGCAAATTATTTGTATCATTTTCCTCAAAGAGATACAGCGAATCTTTCTTAATATCAATATATCTATTTGTCGTATCGTTTGCTAATGTTTGTTTGGTTAATGTGAGCGTTTTTAAATCTACTTGGTGTAAAATACCTGTGGCATCTAAAAAATAGCAATTTTCTTTAAATAGAAAGACAGAATTAGTATTACTATAAGGTGTTAATTCAGATATTTCATCGCTTGTTTTATAGCTTAAAAGCTTTTTCTTAGTTATTTTATTATCAGGAAGATTAATCATCACGAAGTTCACTTTGCCAATACCATCATCTTCGACAAATAAGAGTGACTCATTATAATAAATTAAATCGCCAATGATATGAGACTCACCATTGTTAGTTCCTTGAAAATAAAGTTTTTTAGCAGGGGTGAGTTGGTCATTTTTTGATGTAACAGTG comes from Brochothrix thermosphacta DSM 20171 = FSL F6-1036 and encodes:
- a CDS encoding transketolase family protein: MFNLEMRQVYSQTLLELAQKDERVVCLEADLSSSISTNKIKEELGKRYINVGIMEAEEMGVAAGLSVTGYIPFIHTFAPFATRRAFDQVFISLGFAQNHAIIVGSDAGVTAEMNGGTHMPFEDLALMRAIPNISVYEVSDPHQFKYILEHCYKTKGLHYIRTVRKVTPPIYEGNEAFGEGLLTVVEGTDVTIAASGIMVSEARCAAETLLKKGISAKVVDVFRIKPINQSKIVEIAQMGPIVTAENHNVIGGLGSAVAEVVVEQHPVKMSRIGVKEQFGQVGTMAYLMEEYELTKEAIVAAVEQVLNK